From one Phocaeicola salanitronis DSM 18170 genomic stretch:
- a CDS encoding glycoside hydrolase family 2 TIM barrel-domain containing protein, with amino-acid sequence MRKTFALGLLGISLLAGNAQTFKEWQDPEINAINRAPMHTDYFAYESAEAIGNGKMQSQNYMSLDGTWKFFWVANADQRPTDFWKTGYNDKGWDDIQVPGVWELNGYGDPIYVNTGFAWRNQYESNPPYVPTEKNHVGSYRREITVPASWRGKDIIAHFGAVSSNMYLWVNGKFVGYSEDSKLEAEFDLTSYLKPGQKNVIAFQVFRWCDGSYLEDQDFFRYTGVARHCYLYARNKKRIEDIRVTPDLDAEYKNGTLAVDVQLKGSGNVLLTLKDAEGKEVASASTKGETVTMSVENPHKWTAETPYLYTLYAQMEGASGAEVIPVNVGFRKIELKNAQILVNGQPVLFKGANRHEMDPDGGYYVSRERMLQDVLRMKELNINAVRTCHYPDDAYWYELCDRYGLYMVAEANIESHGMGYGDKTLAKNASYAKAHMERNQRNVQRSFNHPSIIFWSLGNEAGYGPNFEAAYDWVKAEDPSRAVQYEQARQDGKTDIFCPMYYDYKGCIAYCEDNSKQKPLIQCEYAHAMGNSEGGFKEYWDLVRKYPKYQGGFIWDFVDQSCRWTGKNGRTIYAYGGDFNRFDASDINFCDNGLISPDRVPNPHAYEVRYFYQDIWTTLADAQKGIVKVYNEYFFRDLSAYRMEWELLHDGRIVRTGSVESLSIAPHQTKDVTLDYGTIGTEGEWLLNVKYVLKNAEGMLPAGHTVAYDQLTLKAYEAPALEFANVKESNQDIIVPEIDATNSNYLVVKGENFDIEFNKYTGYLTVYEVEGVSYLEPGTALAPNFWRAPTDNDFGAGLQQKYVAWKDPGIRLTSLKSEMENDMVKVSADYELKAVSATLSLTYLINNKGAVKVVQAMKADPNAKVSDMFRFGMNLMMPRQFETISFYGRGPWENYSDRNHSTPLGVYRQQVDDQYYPYIRPQESGNKTDLRWWQVINKAGNGLMFVSEAPFSASALPYRIEDLDEGWVKIQRHSGELDKAGMTSLCIDKAQMGLGCVNSWGALPLEKNRLPYGDYEFTFIMSPCWHQVK; translated from the coding sequence ATGAGAAAAACATTTGCATTGGGATTATTGGGCATCTCTCTTCTTGCCGGGAACGCCCAGACATTCAAAGAGTGGCAAGACCCGGAAATAAACGCCATCAACCGTGCGCCGATGCATACCGACTATTTCGCATACGAGTCGGCAGAAGCTATCGGAAATGGGAAAATGCAATCGCAGAACTATATGAGCCTGGATGGCACCTGGAAATTCTTTTGGGTGGCAAATGCCGACCAGCGCCCTACTGATTTCTGGAAAACCGGATACAACGACAAGGGATGGGATGACATACAAGTACCCGGCGTATGGGAACTGAACGGATACGGAGACCCCATCTATGTAAACACCGGCTTTGCCTGGCGGAACCAATACGAAAGCAATCCTCCCTACGTACCCACCGAAAAGAACCATGTAGGCTCTTACCGCCGGGAAATCACCGTTCCGGCTTCGTGGAGAGGGAAAGACATTATCGCACACTTCGGTGCCGTCAGCTCAAACATGTACCTTTGGGTGAACGGGAAATTCGTAGGATATAGCGAGGACAGCAAGCTGGAAGCCGAGTTCGACCTGACCTCTTACCTGAAACCGGGGCAGAAAAACGTAATCGCGTTCCAGGTATTCCGCTGGTGCGACGGGTCGTACCTGGAAGACCAGGACTTCTTCCGCTACACCGGAGTGGCACGCCACTGCTATCTGTATGCGCGCAACAAGAAACGCATCGAAGACATCCGCGTCACCCCCGATCTGGATGCCGAATACAAAAACGGTACACTTGCCGTTGATGTACAGCTGAAAGGAAGTGGCAACGTGCTGCTGACCCTGAAAGACGCCGAAGGAAAGGAAGTGGCTTCGGCTTCGACCAAAGGGGAAACGGTAACGATGAGCGTTGAAAACCCACACAAGTGGACCGCCGAGACTCCTTACCTTTATACGCTCTATGCACAGATGGAAGGTGCTTCGGGTGCTGAAGTGATTCCGGTAAACGTAGGTTTCCGCAAAATCGAACTGAAGAACGCACAGATACTGGTCAATGGCCAGCCGGTATTGTTTAAAGGTGCCAACCGTCACGAAATGGATCCCGATGGCGGTTACTATGTATCGCGCGAACGTATGCTTCAAGACGTATTGCGCATGAAAGAGCTTAACATCAATGCCGTACGTACCTGCCACTATCCCGATGATGCATATTGGTATGAATTGTGCGACCGCTACGGACTCTATATGGTAGCCGAAGCCAACATCGAATCGCATGGTATGGGATACGGTGACAAGACATTGGCAAAAAACGCTTCGTATGCCAAAGCGCACATGGAACGCAACCAGCGCAACGTGCAACGCTCGTTCAACCATCCCAGCATCATCTTCTGGTCGCTCGGGAACGAAGCCGGATACGGACCCAACTTCGAAGCTGCCTACGACTGGGTGAAGGCAGAAGACCCCAGCCGTGCCGTGCAGTACGAACAAGCCCGCCAAGACGGAAAGACCGACATCTTCTGCCCGATGTATTACGACTACAAGGGATGTATCGCCTATTGCGAAGACAACAGCAAGCAGAAACCGCTCATCCAGTGCGAATATGCACACGCCATGGGCAACTCGGAAGGTGGATTCAAGGAATACTGGGACCTGGTACGCAAATATCCCAAATACCAGGGCGGATTTATCTGGGACTTTGTAGACCAGTCGTGCCGCTGGACCGGAAAGAACGGACGGACTATCTATGCCTACGGAGGTGACTTCAACCGCTTTGATGCCAGCGACATCAACTTCTGCGACAATGGTCTGATAAGCCCCGACCGTGTGCCCAACCCGCATGCCTACGAAGTGCGCTACTTCTATCAGGACATTTGGACCACCCTTGCCGATGCACAAAAAGGCATTGTAAAGGTGTATAACGAATACTTCTTCCGCGACCTTTCGGCATACCGCATGGAATGGGAATTGCTTCACGACGGACGTATTGTACGCACAGGCTCAGTAGAAAGCCTCAGCATAGCTCCTCACCAGACTAAAGACGTGACACTGGATTATGGCACCATCGGTACCGAAGGCGAATGGTTGCTGAACGTGAAATACGTATTGAAAAACGCCGAAGGCATGTTGCCCGCCGGTCATACCGTAGCCTACGACCAGCTGACTCTGAAAGCCTACGAAGCACCGGCACTGGAGTTTGCCAATGTAAAAGAAAGCAACCAGGACATCATCGTGCCGGAAATCGATGCTACCAACAGCAATTACCTGGTAGTGAAAGGCGAAAACTTCGATATCGAATTCAACAAATACACCGGCTACCTCACCGTCTATGAAGTAGAAGGCGTAAGCTATCTCGAACCGGGCACCGCACTGGCACCCAACTTCTGGCGTGCACCGACCGACAACGATTTCGGAGCCGGACTGCAACAGAAATATGTGGCATGGAAGGACCCCGGCATCCGCCTCACCTCGCTGAAGAGTGAAATGGAAAACGACATGGTGAAGGTCAGTGCCGACTATGAACTGAAAGCCGTTTCGGCGACTCTCTCGCTCACTTACCTCATCAATAACAAGGGTGCGGTAAAAGTGGTACAGGCAATGAAAGCCGACCCGAACGCGAAGGTATCAGACATGTTCCGCTTCGGCATGAACCTGATGATGCCCCGCCAGTTCGAAACCATTTCGTTCTATGGCCGCGGCCCGTGGGAGAACTATTCCGACCGCAACCACTCTACGCCGCTGGGTGTATACCGCCAGCAGGTAGACGACCAGTATTATCCGTACATCCGTCCGCAGGAAAGCGGAAACAAGACCGATCTCCGCTGGTGGCAGGTCATCAACAAAGCGGGCAACGGACTGATGTTCGTATCCGAAGCTCCCTTCTCGGCATCGGCTCTGCCCTACCGCATCGAAGACCTTGATGAAGGCTGGGTGAAAATCCAACGCCACTCAGGCGAACTGGACAAAGCCGGCATGACCAGCCTGTGTATCGACAAGGCGCAGATGGGTTTGGGATGTGTCAACAGCTGGGGTGCCCTCCCGCTGGAGAAAAACCGCCTGCCCTACGGCGATTATGAATTTACCTTCATCATGTCACCCTGCTGGCATCAGGTGAAGTAA
- a CDS encoding riboflavin synthase, with amino-acid sequence MFSGIVEECAKVVKIVKEQENLHLTLTCSFVNELKIDQSVSHNGVCLTVVHIENNTYTVTAMKETIERSNIGLLKEGDEVNVERSMLMNGRLDGHIVQGHVDQIAVCTAIDDADGSWYFTFKYDFQPEMAKRGYFTVDKGSVTVNGVSLTVCNPTQDSFQVAIIPYTFEHTNFHTLHIGSVVNLEFDIIGKYLSRMMQLVG; translated from the coding sequence ATGTTCTCAGGAATAGTAGAAGAATGTGCCAAAGTAGTCAAGATAGTCAAAGAACAGGAAAACCTGCATCTGACCTTGACGTGTTCGTTTGTAAATGAACTGAAAATAGACCAAAGCGTGTCGCACAACGGTGTGTGCCTCACCGTGGTTCACATCGAAAACAATACGTACACCGTTACCGCCATGAAAGAAACCATCGAACGCTCGAATATCGGGCTGCTGAAAGAAGGCGATGAAGTGAACGTAGAACGGAGCATGCTGATGAACGGCAGGCTGGACGGACATATCGTGCAGGGACATGTAGACCAGATTGCTGTATGCACGGCTATTGACGATGCCGACGGAAGCTGGTATTTCACGTTCAAGTATGATTTCCAACCCGAAATGGCGAAACGCGGATACTTTACCGTAGACAAAGGCTCGGTAACCGTCAACGGGGTGAGCCTGACCGTATGTAACCCGACGCAAGACTCGTTCCAAGTAGCGATTATCCCTTATACCTTCGAACATACTAATTTCCACACGCTGCACATAGGAAGCGTGGTAAATCTGGAGTTTGACATCATCGGCAAATACCTGAGCCGCATGATGCAGCTGGTGGGATAA
- a CDS encoding MBL fold metallo-hydrolase, with amino-acid sequence MKITIHRGAHQIGGCITEIKSGNAKILIDLGANLPDSEEKELDASDVARLTNDADAIFYTHYHGDHVGLFPLVPENIPQYIGKGAQEVMLCKYRALNKHQDRSKELIAIERFHLYTPNVPIDIKGQIRVTPYYVSHSAFDAYMFKIEAEGKTILHTGDFRRHGYLGKELFKVLCTYINNVDFLIIEGTMLGRKEEKVVRENDIKLNTVSLLKKHKYVFALCSSTDIDRLASFHQACKETHRNFLCDPYQKSVLDIFSRYMRHGLFHFDNAFVMYRQQVANPKVMAKLRNEGFLMPVRVSQMEFIKNLLAIYNDEPAYLIYSLWQGYYNGTEKQVNPKIVELRSLFPGHILDGVYDGFHTSGHADVETLEEACRILRPRLGIIPIHKEALSSYKALDIAKEFPVIESSEQIEDVTVSIL; translated from the coding sequence ATGAAAATAACTATCCACCGCGGTGCACACCAGATAGGAGGATGCATCACCGAAATCAAAAGCGGCAACGCCAAAATACTCATCGACTTGGGTGCCAATTTGCCCGATAGTGAGGAAAAAGAACTGGATGCGTCCGATGTAGCCCGACTTACGAATGATGCAGACGCCATATTTTATACCCATTATCATGGTGATCATGTGGGATTGTTCCCCCTTGTGCCCGAAAACATTCCTCAATACATTGGCAAGGGAGCGCAAGAAGTGATGTTGTGCAAATACCGTGCACTCAACAAGCATCAAGACCGTAGCAAGGAGCTTATCGCCATCGAGCGTTTCCACCTTTATACGCCCAATGTCCCCATTGACATCAAAGGACAGATTCGGGTTACTCCTTATTATGTTTCCCATTCGGCTTTCGATGCTTATATGTTCAAAATAGAAGCGGAAGGGAAAACCATTCTCCACACCGGAGACTTCCGCCGCCATGGCTATTTGGGAAAGGAGCTTTTCAAAGTATTGTGTACTTATATAAACAATGTAGATTTTCTCATAATCGAAGGAACCATGCTGGGAAGAAAAGAAGAAAAGGTGGTTCGGGAAAATGACATCAAGCTGAATACGGTTTCCTTGCTCAAGAAACATAAATATGTGTTTGCTCTTTGCTCGTCTACGGACATAGATCGTTTGGCTTCATTTCACCAGGCATGCAAAGAGACCCATAGAAATTTCTTGTGTGACCCATACCAGAAATCTGTTCTTGACATTTTTTCCCGATACATGAGACATGGGCTTTTCCATTTCGATAATGCATTCGTGATGTACAGGCAGCAGGTTGCGAATCCGAAGGTGATGGCAAAATTACGTAATGAAGGTTTTCTGATGCCTGTACGTGTAAGTCAGATGGAATTTATCAAGAATTTGCTGGCAATATACAACGATGAGCCTGCTTATCTTATTTATTCCCTATGGCAAGGATATTACAATGGTACGGAGAAACAAGTGAACCCGAAAATAGTGGAGCTTCGCAGCCTGTTCCCCGGCCATATCTTGGATGGGGTTTACGACGGATTTCATACCAGCGGACATGCCGATGTGGAGACACTGGAAGAAGCATGCCGCATCCTCCGTCCCCGTCTGGGCATTATCCCGATTCACAAAGAAGCCCTGTCCAGCTACAAGGCGTTGGACATAGCCAAAGAGTTTCCCGTTATCGAATCATCGGAACAGATTGAAGATGTAACCGTTTCCATTCTTTAA